tattttttttttttctattttagcccatttttgaatttattgatttaagattaaatataatattatttaagggtaattacgttaaataaataaatataatattattggtatatttcaagaacataataaaaaataatgttgaagtttcaatgaacaaataaataattttattatgtaaatgttttgtcTGCTCCTTCTTTATATTTGCGCTATTTGTTTCTTTTCATGTAGTTATAATCCTTGTTATGTCTGTATGTTTTTAAGGAAAAGATATGTATTTTGAGAAGACTATATTCTCTTTATTAATGAATCtatgaaagaataataaaatggTATATACGAAAGAATGTTGTTgctaaattattttctatttcaaactaattttaaacaaaaatatatttttaaatgaaagcaGATGAAGATATTATTGAGGCGGATGTGAAGGCAGCGGAAATATCACTGATTCCTACTTCCGGTTTCCATATTCAATCCTTTTACTCTGATATTTGTGCGACTTGTAAGATAAGGTAGAGACGATTATTAGTAACGTTTATGTAAACTCAAATTTGCtatattagtttttagtttacttattatCATAAAGCAGTTTTTGTATGCGTCCCAGGATAGTTGTAAAACTACAGCTAACTTTATGTATTACGTAAAAAGatataatagaatattataaacagAGTGGGAAATAACCTAGCATAATAGTAATACTACAAAAAGGAACAATTTCTTAATACAACTGCAGTCTATATATTTCAAGTGACACTCGACACTCGCGTGGAAGTTAAGTAAACTTTAAATGAGTTCTGAGTCCTCAACATCCAACactcaaaagaaaaacaaacaaacaaaacttgcAGAAAGTTCAAAGCGCTCATTCCTTCTCAGGGGAAGTAAAACAGAATACCAGGTGAGACCCGCGCACACACTTGCTCCCTACCTTCGACCCTCGCACACACTTGCTCCCTACCTTCGACCCGCGGACACACTTGCTCCCTACCTTCGACCCGCGTACAAACTTGCTCCCTACCTTCGACCCGCGGACACACTTGCTCCCTACCTTCGACCCGCGTACAAACTTGCTCCCTACCTTCGACCCGCGGACACACTTGCTCCCTACCTTCGACCCTCGCACACACTTGCTCCCTACCTTCGACCCGCGGACACACTTGCTCCCTACCTTCGACCCGCGTACAAACTTGCTCCCTACCTTCGACCCTCGCACACACTTGCTCCCTACCTTCGACCCGCGCACACACTTGCTCCCTACCTTCGATCCACGCACACACTTGCTCCCTACCTTCGACCCTCGCACACACTTGCTCCCTACCTTCGACCCGCGGACACACTTGCTCCCTACCTTCGACCCTCGCGTACAAACTTGCTCCCTACCTTCGACCCGCGGACACACTTGCTCCCTACCTTCGACCCGCGTACAAACTTGCTCCCTACCTTCGACCCACGCACACACTTGCTCCCTACCTTCGACCCTCGCACACACTTGCTCCCTACCTTCGACCCGCGGACACACTTGCTCCCTACCTTCGACCCGCGTACAAACTTGCTCCCTACCTTCGACCCGCGGACACACTTGCTCCCTACCTTCGACCCGCGTACAAACTTGCTCCCTACCTTCGACCCGCGGACACACTTGCTCCCTACCTTCGACCCTCGCACACACTTGCTCCCTACCTTCGACCCGCGGACACACTTGCTCCCTACCTTCGACCCGCGTACAAACTTGCTCCCTACCTTCGACCCTCGCACACACTTGCTCCCTACCTTCGACCCGCGCACACACTTGCTCCCTACCTTCGATCCACGCACACACTTGCTCCCTACCTTCGACCCTCGCACACACTTGCTCCCTACCTTCGACCCGCGGACACACTTGCTCCCTACCTTCGACCCGCGTACAAACTTGCTCCCTACCATCGACCCGCGGACACACTTGCTCCCTACTTTCGACTCGAACACACACTTGCTCCCTACCTTACGACCCGTGCACACACTTGCTCCCTACTTTCGACTCGAACACACACTTGCTCCCTACCTACGACCCGTGCACACACTTGCTCCCTACTTTCGACTCGCACACACACTTGCTCCCTACCTACGACCCGCGCACACACTTGCTCTCTACCTTCGACCCGCGCACACACTTGCTCCCTACCTTCGACCCGCGTACAAACTTGCTCCCTACCTTCGACCCTCACACACACTTGCTCCCTACCTTCGACCCGCGTACAAACTTGCTCCCTACCTTCGACCCTCGCACACACTTGCTCCCTACCTTCGATCCGCGCACACACTTGCTCCCTACCTTCGACCCACGCACACACTTGCTCCCTACCTTCGACCCGCGTACACACTTGCTCCCTACATTCGACCCTCGCACACACTTGCTCCCTACATTCGACACGCGCACACACTTGCTCCCTACCTTCGACCCATGCACACACTTTTATTCCCTGTACATTCTCACCATATGAGGACCATACCCAAACATGCAATTCaatactcaaatcaaatcaaacctTTTTTATTGCGACGACAATATGTACATTGTGTGGAAAACGTcatggatatttttaaatttcttacattgatacaaaaatacacactcacacatacaattttacagttacgcctctttcattcatcgccaatgctacccacttagtacagcgtaGTCAGTCCTTTTATTGGGGGGTCTcacagtcgaatgccaaaaattCACCCACATTATAGAgcgcctgagacaccaagaagcgtttgaggcgagtttttaacgccttaggcgttggagcatctttaattgaatttggcagtctgttgaggaactgcacacccgcttgcgagggtaggcgttcataaaccaccgttctgtgtctcccagtccggtactTTGCTCTGCCATCCGGACACCATACATGTgcatgtcttggcctctggttaaggcacatttactcatacaaaacaaagttgtttccaaaatgtagaggcacggcagagtcaacagctgcaagttcttgaaagcttccctgcacgacacTCAAATGTTCCAATtagattttggcgattactcgaATTTGCTTTTTTGGGGTCTGattgctctttgaaactgagtgtttgcgcaagctcctaaaaggaccactccgtaggccagATAGGGGTAAACCAAGCCGTAATACGCTATAATCGGTACCTGACTCGGAcaatatttggctaaagatctcaaaacaaaaatgcctgagcagatttttggGCAAACATCGccaatatgctcattccaagtcagtcCTCGATTAGGGTGCATttctaggaattttgaagagcagacaaaaacaaatttgaacgaGTCTCCAGACTCCAAAACAGGCAGTCAGAATAATTGAAAAGTTACATTACAGAGGGTCGTAAAGGAAATCTGCTAGGGGAGCTTGAATTTCTGACTTTGCCCTCCCTCTACATATTTGGCGTGGACAGGTCAAAAGCACTTTGGTTGGGGATATTCACCAAAATGAGAAAAAATGCAGGGGCAACTATCGAGCCCAACATCACAGACTGACGCTGTCGCAAAATCTGCCACAAGTTGTGTCAGACTGATCAATAATCTCCCGGAAAATATAGAGAACTCCAACaattaaaatcaattcaaaactcgtataaaacgcctattggtgtctagagcgttctactctgtcgatgagttcatgatgagtcgctgggatttATAAGAGACATGGGATCTCAGGTCATGGAGAGTGTGCTTAAGTGAATGAGTGGAGGTGTAAgtttggatgtgtgtgtgtgaatgaTATAATGATAATGATTTACAAATAACGATTTACTGACGTTTGCGATGCTATGTACAATTGTTAAAACACGATGTAATACGATTTTATACTACTTTTCGGGTTTTAACTTATGGGAGTTTGTTATAATATCATGATTCCACGGAATATAATTAACTTTACTAAATGTTACATTCTTTTTTACCTTTAACAAATTTTGCAGATTTGACATATGACGTTTGTGGGTTAAAACATTTCTTTggttccatttttattttatctgtagtTAATCAAAACAGATTATTACATTCCTGATATTGTAACCtaaagataataattataaaaactaaaaatatattatttttaattaacattttgaaatttttggacAGTCAACATTTTCTATAATTAATGAACAAAGTCAAGCTTAGGCAATCAGTCTCCCCCTCCTGACaattaaattttcagatttttaaatttttataggttCAGTAAAATTTCTATACCACTATAAGTGGTAATATCAACTTTTGcttctttaatttaaagaataaggCATACTTTCGTTAATCTACAAGTATCTGGTATTTTTCTATCAT
This Homalodisca vitripennis isolate AUS2020 chromosome 3, UT_GWSS_2.1, whole genome shotgun sequence DNA region includes the following protein-coding sequences:
- the LOC124358550 gene encoding adhesive plaque matrix protein-like — encoded protein: MSSESSTSNTQKKNKQTKLAESSKRSFLLRGSKTEYQVRPAHTLAPYLRPSHTLAPYLRPADTLAPYLRPAYKLAPYLRPADTLAPYLRPAYKLAPYLRPADTLAPYLRPSHTLAPYLRPADTLAPYLRPAYKLAPYLRPSHTLAPYLRPAHTLAPYLRSTHTLAPYLRPSHTLAPYLRPADTLAPYLRPSRTNLLPTFDPRTHLLPTFDPRTNLLPTFDPRTHLLPTFDPRTHLLPTFDPRTHLLPTFDPRTNLLPTFDPRTHLLPTFDPRTNLLPTFDPRTHLLPTFDPRTHLLPTFDPRTHLLPTFDPRTNLLPTFDPRTHLLPTFDPRTHLLPTFDPRTHLLPTFDPRTHLLPTFDPRTHLLPTFDPRTNLLPTIDPRTHLLPTFDSNTHLLPTLRPVHTLAPYFRLEHTLAPYLRPVHTLAPYFRLAHTLAPYLRPAHTLALYLRPAHTLAPYLRPAYKLAPYLRPSHTLAPYLRPAYKLAPYLRPSHTLAPYLRSAHTLAPYLRPTHTLAPYLRPAYTLAPYIRPSHTLAPYIRHAHTLAPYLRPMHTLLFPEFDN